Within the Miscanthus floridulus cultivar M001 chromosome 2, ASM1932011v1, whole genome shotgun sequence genome, the region ATGGCTTCACGGGCGCCTTCTTCAAAGCATGTTGGGAAATCATTAAAGAGGATGTTATGGCAGCCATGAACTGCTTATTCACATTGAATGCCCAGGGTTTTGAATGGCTAAATTCGGCTACTATTATCCTTCTCCCCAAAAAACGGATGCAACAAAAATTAGCGACTTCAGACCCATCAGCCTACTCCATGGCATTGCAAAGAACTTCTCCAAAGTGTTAGCTGACAGACTTGCCCCCCGACTCAACTCCCTCATTTCAAATTGTCAGAGTGCATTTATAAAAAGGAGAAGCATCCACGATAATTTTCTGTATGTCCAGAGCGCGGTAAAAAACTACACAAGCAGAAGATTCCGACTTTGTTCATGAAACTAGACATCCACAAAGCCTTTGACACGGTACACTGGGGGTACTTGCTTGAGGCGATGCAGGCTCTGGGTTTTGGACAGCGTTGGTGGGAATGGATCTCTATCATCCTACGTACGTCCTCCTCGACACCCATGCTGAATGGGCGACAGGGGGCCACCTTTAGCCATGCCAGAGGCGTCCGCCAGGGAGATCCGCTTTCGCCGATGCTATTCATCCTAGCTATGGACCCGCTTCAACGTCTGCTTGACCTAGCAACTCAACAGGGGATTCTCACCCCCTTACCAATCACGGCGGCTAAATGGAGAACCTCATTGTATGCAGATGATGCCGCCATTTTCCTCAGCCCCACAAAAGACGATGTAGAAGCTGTCAAAACCATCCTGCAGGCGTTTGGCACATTCTCGGGACTCCATATTAATCTTCAAAAGAGCTCAGTGCATCCGATTGGTTGTGGAAACGTCGACCTAGACCAAGTACTGTCGCCTTTCACCGGTACTAGAGGGGGCTTCCCATGCAAATATTTGGGGCTACAACTCCATATTAGATCACTGCAAAGGATTCATGTCCAACCTCTCATAGACCGGATTGCCCACAGGCTACCCAAATGGAAAGGAAGATGGCTAAACAGAGCGGGACGTCTCACTCTTGTAACCTCTGTACTCTCCTCTATGCCAACCTACCACCTGACAGTGTTTCCCCTCGCCGCTTGGGCTAAGAAGAAGATAGATAAAATCAGGAGATCGTTTTTGTAGCTGTAAGCCCTGTTTCCCAGGCACATTTAGTGTATTTAAGTTTTTAGTTAATCTATGTCTTTAAGTCCTTGGGTAGCCCAAGAGTTGTGCGGGTACCCAGGCAGCTATTCTATCTAGTTAAAGCTCTAGTGAGCTGTATGTAATCAATGCAGTACTTATCCTATATATATTGCAATGCAGTCACCTGGGAGAGTAGCCCTGGCTGATTATTTCTCTGTAtcctccaacaattggtatcagagagtaGGTTAGACACCTTCTCACCTTCTCATCTTCTCCATGACGTCAACCTCCTCTGAGCGCCGAGCTAGGAAGACCAAGGGAGCCACTGAGGGCGAGCTGGGCgactcctctggcagggctgcgcGCCTGAAGGCagcagaggaggcggcggcgctggctgtCAAGGCGGCACAGCAGGCTACAGCAGCCGCGGAGGCGGCAGCCAGGACAGCGCAGGAGCTGCGGGCGGAGATAGCAGCAGAGAagggagatgaggaggaggaggaggaagaagaagaggaggaccgGAGGAACCGGCGGCCGCGGACTCCGCCACGGGACAGGCGCCGTTCGCAGTCACCACTACGTGACCGAAGGCGTCGTGGCGGCGGTCGCTATGGGTCGCCGCAAGGCAGGGTGGTCTACCGCGATTTTGGCAGCGGCACATCATGGCCAATGCTGGACAAGACAAATTATTATGAGTGGAGCCAGacgatgaagctcaggatgcaggCGCGCGACCTCTAGGAAGCTGTCGAAGGAGGCCCAGTGCAGTTTCGCGACGACAGGCGAGCTCTGGAGGTGATCGTCACTGCTGTGCCCAAGGAGTTGGGGCTCCCGCTCCTCGACAAGGCGACGGCAAAAGAGGCATGGGATGCCATCGCTGCGACTCGTATCGGTGTGGACAGGGTCCGCCGAGCGACGTTGCAGCGACTGCGTCGGGAGTGGGAGAACATTGAAGTCAAGCCTAGCGAGCCGGTGGAGGATTTTGCCCTGCGGCTGTCAACTCTGCACCAGCAGCTAGTGCTTCATGGAGACAGGGACATCGATGAGGCGCGTGTCGTGGAAAAGTTTCTGCGCACGGTGCCGACCAAGTACGCGCAGATCGTCGTCGCCATTGAGCAGTTCCTCGACTTCGAGGCGCTCACGCTTGAAGAGGTGACAGGAAGGCTCAAGGCGGTGGATGACCGTGAAGCGCAAGCTGTGACAGAGCCGGTGTCCATCAACGGCAAACTGCTGTACACTGAGGAGCAGTGGCATGCGCGTTTGAGGAAGGAGATCAAAGGCGTAGAAGAAGCTGGCGGTTCTGGTTTCAAGAATcagcgcggcggtggcggaggacgTAGCCGCGGAGGTGGACGCGGACGGGGCAGAGGTGCTGGCCGTGGCGGCAGACGTGGAGAAGGCAATGGCACCGGCCGTGTTGGCCCCAACACGTGCCTCAACTGCCATCAGGACGGGCATTGGGCGCGTGAATGTCCCCAGCCGCGCCGTGATGGAACAGagcgcggcggcgggggaggaaaTCGTGGTGGACGCGGCGGCGGAAACCGTGGAGGAGGCCGTGGCAGCGGTAACCAAGCTGGGCAGCAAGGAGGACATGAAGGGCGTGCCTAGTTTGCTGAGTGTGAGGAAGATGCAGCTCTGTTTCTGTCTCACGGCTTCATTGAGATGGAACAGAGCATGCCGGAGCTCAACTATACAGCGCAGCGCGTTGAGTTCTTTGAGCCACGTGCGCGTGCTTATCTGGGAGCAGATGATGAAGAGATGGCTGGCGGCTGGTACCTTGATTCAGGCGCAACACACCACATGACTGGGCGGCATGACCTGTTTTCAGACCTGAACACGGACGTTCGAGGCACGGTTCGGTTCGGGGATGCGTCCAAGGTGGAAATCAAGGGCGTTGGCTCAATTGTTTTTGAAGCAAAGACTGGTGAGCATCGTGTTCTTCATGGAGTTTATTTCATTCCGGCGTTGAAGAACTCGATCATGAGCCTCGGTCAACTTGATGAGAATGGCTCAAAGGTGGTGATTGATGATGGAGTACTGCGGATTTGGGAACGCATCAGCGGTCGCCTACTGGCCAAGGTGAGGCGTGGTGCGAACCGGCTGTATGTACTGCATATGAAGATAGCACAGCCAGTGTGTCTTGCTGCGCGTAGGGATGAGGAGGCGTGGAAATGGCATGAGCGTTTTGGGCATCTGAATTTTGAGGCCCTGCGGAGGCTTGGCAAGGAGGAAATGGCAAGAGGGATGCCAAAGATcgatcatgttgagcaagtgtgtGACACTTGTGTCACCACCAAACAGAGGAGGCGATCATTTCCTGCTGCAGCAACATATCGTGCTCAGGATCACCTTGAATTGGTGCATGGTGATCTCTGTGGGCTAGTTACACCAGCAACTTCGGCAGGTAATCGCTATATTCTGCTGCTTGTAGATGATGCCACACGATTCATGTGGGCAGTGCTGCTGTCATCTAAGGATGCTGCAGCAGATGCTATCAAGAAGGTGAAGGCTGCTGCAGAGGTGGAGAGTGGGCGTAAACTGAAAGTTCTGCGCACAGATAATGGAGGAGAGTTTACTGTTGCAGAATTTGTTGCTTATTGTGCCAATGAAGGAGTCAAAAGGCATTACAGTGCTCCTCATTCACcatagcagaatggcgtggtggagcgtagAAATCAAACCGTGGTGGCCATGGCACGTGCCTTACTCAAGCAGCGCCAGATGCCAGCCAAGTTTGGGGGGGAGGCAGTGATGACTGCTGTGCATATCCTGAATCGGTCACCAACCAAGGCTCTAGGTGATGTCACTCCCTATGAAGCATGGCATGGCCGAGCACCCACTGTTGTCCATCTGAAGGTGTTTGGTTGTGTGGCATATACTCGCCGTTTGTCTCAGCTTAGGAAACTTGATGATCGTGGTGAAGCTggagtatttattggctatgctgaAGGAGCCAAAGCCTATCGAGTTTTTGATCCAGCATCTCAGCGTGTACGTGTCAGCCGAGATGTGGTTTTTGATGAAGGAAGAGGTTGGGATTGGACATCACCAGCAGCAGGTACGTTTGGGGCAGCTGGTAGTGATTTTGTGGTGGAATTTCCTTGGGAGGAAGAAGTCCCTGGAGCTGGAGGTTCAGTGCAGTCACACTCATCTCCTCAGCCCCATTCTGCCTCACCTGAAGCTTTCCCAGCAGCAGAATCGGTGCTTGATGCAGGAGAAGAGGTGTCTGAGACATCCAGAACGCCTTcaccaccaccagctccagccagcccacaaGTGGAGCACGTGACTCCTTTGGAAGATGATGAGGAACGGCTGGACACTTATCACAACGACGAGCAGCTGCGCTATCGTACCATAGATGGCATATTGGGCGAGGAACAGGAAGTTCCGCCGCCGGCGCAGCGCTTGTTCGcagagctccacctcacccactcTGGGGAACCCATTTCTTATGCAGAGGCAAAAGATGATCCTGCATGGCAGGCAGCAATGAAAGAGGAGCTACGCGCTGTTGAGCGCAATGGCACCTGGGAGCTTGTGTCTCCCCGAGCTGTCCATCGGCCAATTTCTCTAAAATGGGTCTACAAgctgaagaaagatgagaaaggAGATGTGATCAAGCATAAGGCTCGGCTTGTTGCTCGTGGGTTTGTGCAGCAAGAGGGTGTTGATTATGAGGATGTGTTCGCTCCTGTTGCGCGCATAGAATCAGTGAGACTGCTGCTTGCTCTAGCTGCCCAGGAAGGATGGACTGTTCATCATATGGATGTCAAGTCAGCTTTTCTAAATGGAGAGCTCAAGGAAGAAGTATATGTCCAGCAGCCACCTGGGTTTGCTATTCCCGGGGAAGAAAGCAAGGTATATCGCCTGCACAAAGCTTTGTATGGGCTAAAGCAGGCACCTAGGGCGTGGAACGCTAAGTTGGACTCTACTCTGAAGGAAATGGGGTTCAAACAGAGCAAACATGAAGCAGCAATTTACAGGAAAGGTTCAGAGGGCTCAGTGTTGCTGGTTGGGGTCTATGTTGATGATCT harbors:
- the LOC136536153 gene encoding uncharacterized protein, which encodes MTSTSSERRARKTKGATEGELGDSSGRAARLKAAEEAAALAVKAAQQATAAAEAAARTAQELRAEIAAEKGDEEEEEEEEEEDRRNRRPRTPPRDRRRSQSPLRDRRRRGGGRYGSPQGRVVYRDFGSGTSWRALEVIVTAVPKELGLPLLDKATAKEAWDAIAATRIGVDRVRRATLQRLRREWENIEVKPSEPVEDFALRLSTLHQQLVLHGDRDIDEARVVEKFLRTVPTKYAQIVVAIEQFLDFEALTLEEVTGRLKAVDDREAQAVTEPVSINGKLLISAAVAEDVAAEVDADGAEVLAVAADVEKAMAPAVLAPTRASTAIRTGIGRVNVPSRAVMEQSAAAGEEIVVDAAAETVEEAVAAVTKLGSKEDMKGVPSLLSSMPELNYTAQRVEFFEPRARAYLGADDEEMAGGWYLDSGATHHMTGRHDLFSDLNTDVRGTVRFGDASKVEIKGVGSIVFEAKTGEHRVLHGVYFIPALKNSIMSLGQLDENGSKVVIDDGVLRIWERISGRLLAKVRRGANRLYVLHMKIAQPVCLAARRDEEAWKWHERFGHLNFEALRRLGKEEMARGMPKIDHVEQVCDTCVTTKQRRRSFPAAATYRAQDHLELVHGDLCGLVTPATSAGNRYILLLVDDATRFMWAVLLSSKDAAADAIKKVKAAAEVESGRKLKVLRTDNGGEFTVAEFVAYCANEGVKRHYSAPHSP